The DNA region TTTCAACAGCATAAAATTATTTACAAAGGGATGCCAACGACACCGCCCTCTTCAAGAATTGATTCAATGTATATTGCAAAGTGGGCAGACACAGATGTCGGAGAAGTGAAGGACGATTATTCCGGTTGTTTGATTAACAATAATCTTGGCTTTACTTACAACTCTTCCGAACTTGATTATGAGTATAACAAGTACGGATTAAAACCTCCCGTTATCGGTTATGATTTATTGCAGGGACCGAGAGTTCCAAAGCCCGGAGGTTCGGCACACTGGAATTTTTCAATCATCCCCGGGTATGAAAATCTCTCTATGACTTCGTTCGCCGCATTAGTTGACAGTGTTCATAGAGACCAACCATCACAAAATAATTATAACGGCACACTTCAATGGTGGAATTTGATGCGAGGATTTCAATCGCGTTTAGCCAATCCACCGGAATGTTTCAGAGACCCTTTTACTAATAGATGTACGACGTATCCTTACTCCGGAGACCCGAGGACATTTCAAGGTTGGGTTGATGGTAGAACAAATCCTCCGGGGGATAGACGAATACTGCTTTCTTCGGGACCGTTTCAAATGGAGTTAGGTGATACTCAATCGGTTGTTGTTGCGTTGATAGCCGCACAAGGCGACGATAGGGTTGAAGCGCTCAATAATCTTGAATCAACGGATAATACAGTTCAGGATTTATTTAATAGAGATTTTATCTTTGAGCAGTCAGTTCCGATTCCAACACTCAGAATCGTCGAGTTGAATAATAAATTTATTCTTGATTGGGAGTCTGACACAACTCAAATGGGGAAAATTGAACGTTACAATTCATATGGCTATCAATTTGAAGGATATAAAATTTACCAGTTCAAAAGTCCCACACTCGATAGTGATTATAAATTATTTCCTGCTTTTGACCCATCTTCTCCTCGTTATCTTCACTTAACGAACGATATCATCAGGAATAAGCCGTTAGTGAATGGGCAGAAATATTATTACGCTGTTACTGCGGTAATGCTTAATCCTAACCCTCTGGCTGGAAGTCCTCGTATTGAATCGCCCATCAAAATTCTGACAGCTGTTCCTCATTCGCCCAATCCCGGTGTGGTGTATCCATATGATATTGGAGATACGGTTACATCGGTGGTGAACAAAAAGGGATACAATGATGCACCGGTAACTGTTACGTACTTCGACCCATCCAAAGCAAAAGGTGATAGTTTGAAAATACTATTTCACTATCCGGATTTTTATTTTCTCCCAACATGGGACTTAGTCAATATGCGTACAGGGGATATGTTGGTTCAACAGAAGGGAATTAATAATTCTCCGTATCGGGTAATAAGTGAAGGTTTGGCGATACAGGTGCGCATGCCGCTTTTTGGTGTAAAAGGAGTTTACCAAACATTCTCGAATGGAATATCAACGAATGATTTTGTATTCAATCAACCGAATCCTCAAGGGAATTATATGGTCGTTGCAGGAGGTGCATCGCAGTTAGATTCTATTAACGGGGGAACAGCAAGCGACAGAGATATCGAATTTCGATTTTTAGGTGATTCAAGTTGGGCATTGTTGAGACGTGCTTCTGCGGGTGTCTCAAGGTGGGTTCGGGTTCCTTACACGGTATGGCAAATGGAACGTGATCCTGCTAACCCGATAGGAAGACAAGTTTATTCAGTAATCACTCAACAAGGGAATGATAGTATGTGGAGAGCAACTACGTTATTGGACAGGATGTATAATGGAAAACCATTGCAAACATTTTATCCGATAACAGTAATTGTTGATAGCCTTCAAACCGGTTTTCCTCCAAAATATTATGGCGGAACATACATTGATGATTTGAGTCATCCCACAATTCCGATTGTTCAGGCATACCTTTGGGTAAATTCTTACACGAAGCAGAAACCAACAGGTTTATATAGATTATATTTTGCTGATGTTGATGAAGACGGGATAGCAGTTCCGGCAAATACTGTAATTCGTTTTAAACGTTACAAAGATATTTTTGATGGAGATGAAAAGTTAGTTCTTCCCTCAGGAATTCAATATGATGATAATGCTGCATTGCAAAATGAAATTTCAAAAATAAATGTATTCCCGAATCCATATTATGCAGTAAACAGAGCGGAAACAGGTAAATATGAAAGATTTGTTACGTTTAATCATTTACCCTATCACGCTACGATAAGATTGTTCAATTTAGGCGGAGTGTTAGTGAGAACTATTACGAAGAACGATGAGACACAGTTTTTCACTTGGGACCTCAATAACGAAAATTCTTTACCTGTAGCAAGCGGTTTATATGTTGCACATCTTGAATTGAAAGATCGAAATATGATTGATCTGGGGACGAAGACGTTGAAACTTATGATAGTACAAGAACAACGATTTAAACAGGGAAGGTAGCATGGGATTGTTCAAATTGTATCAACGACGTAATCAAGTGATGTTGAAAATAATAAAAAATACTGTTCCGTTTTTTCTGCTGGTATTAATTTTCTGCGGTGAAATTTTTGCCGGACGGACGGACAAAGCCGGCGGGGCGGCGGCCTCCGAACTATTAATTCCTGTTGGTTCTTCATCTATTGGGAACGGGAGTTCTGATATTGCATTTGTTACAGGAGCCAATGCGTTGTATTGGAATCCTGCCGGATTAGCACGCACTGAAAAACAACACGAGTTACTGTTTTCTCACATGGGGTATTTTGCTGACATCGGAGTAGAATATTTTGCAGGAATGATACACATAGAAAATATGGGTACGCTGGGGTTGGGCGCGAAGATATTATCTGTTGGTGATATTCCTGTCACGACTGCAGACCAACCTGATGGCACAGGAGAAACTGCCTCTCCGACGTTTACTGTTTTATCGGGTGCGTATTCGAGAATGATTACTGATAAAATTTCATTCGGAGTTTCTGCAAATTATATTATTGAAAAAATGGAACAAGTATCCGCTACAGGGTTGGCGTTTACGGCAGGATTACAATACGAAGCGCTTGGCGGAGTAAAGGGATTATGTATGGGGGTTGCGATAAAAAATATTGGACCGAAGCTTCAGTATGATGGAGATGGTTTATTGTACTCCGGTGAATTAGACGACATGTTACGTCCGTCGTCATTAACAAAAATTCCATCCTCTGCAGATGACTTACCTTCAACAATAGAAATTGGTTTAGGGTATCGGAATCAATTAACAGAAGAATTATCATCGACGTGGACTGTGATGTTTCAGAATAACAATTATTCAGCAGACGAGTATCGCACCGGAATTGAAGTAGAAGTGAACCGTAGTTTTTATATTCGCGGTGGATATGTTTACTCTGTAGTTGAAGACAATCAAAAATATATTTTTGGTCCCACGTTAGGTCTTGGTACAAAATCTGTGATAGAAGACATTGAGTTTCAATTTGATTATGCGTATCGTTCATTAGATTTTTTTTCAGCCAATCATTCAATCACTCTAACGCTGAGCAAAAAGTAATTTTTTATTTGTACAAAAATATTTTTTTGACAAAAAATGAAAAAAAGTGTTCAAAAAATATTTCTTTTGTACCCAAAAAACTGACAATATGAGATGTTTTCGCAATATTATTGATTATGTGAAAATTGTAAAAAAAAAACTCAAAAATGCTTGACAAATTTTTAGAAAACGATTATATTCACTCAAGTCTACTATATTCCACCAAGAACAAAAATCTCAAATTACGTTTGACATTAGTCTGAATAATTACAAGAGTGTAATCGGTATTAGTATTCTAATTTTAAATCATGAAATTAACTATCTTCCCTAACCACAATTAATCAGGAGATTATTTTATATGAGACTACGTTACATTATTCTCTTTCTGATTGCGGCAAGTTGCTTAACGTTTGCACAAAAGAAACGTTATCTGGTCTCGCCGTATCAGGAAGTAATTCCACTAGATAAAGACCAAAGCGCGCGGATGGTCATGGATGCGCGTCAGCGTGAAGCAGAACGTGCGCGGAATGCTGAATGTTCGAATTCGGTCCTTGATGGGTTTACACCAACGGCATTCCCGGGAAACAACAACTTCGGAGCTCGTCACAAAGACGTTATGGGTGAGTGGTTTCAAGTTCGTTTCAATGGACGTATTGATACTATTTTCTGGGCAACATTTACGGGTTCAGAGGTAGGGGCGCTTGATTCGACTCTCTATGTTCGAATTCATCGTTCAAATATTGGACCAAATGCTGGTCCTGGTGTTCGACCGGGTCCATACAATCCACCATGCCAAAACTGGGGTTACTGGAGAAATACGGCAGACCTAGATCAGGGTGTTGCCGCATTTCCGGAAGATGCAACAGACACAGCATGGGTTTCAACAATTGCAGGTACTACCCCATCATTTCCACCTTTCGCAGAAGAGTTATGGGGTTTAGGAGGTTTCCCGGTTATTCATCACCCCGGGGTAACTAATTATCTTGCTATGTCTGATCTACCAACACCGGTTGATGTTGAAAAAGGAGATCTGTTCTTTCTTTCAATGAGAGTAAATGGTCCCCCACAACATGTTGACGACGGGCGTACAGAATTTTTAGCGGCAGATTTTGACAGTCGTCTGCCGGAGTATCGAGAATATTATCCGTCACGTAATTGGAAATTTTACGAACATGATTCCGGTCCTAGCCCGGTTTGCGCCGGTATTCCGACAAACCAGGTAAAGCGTGGATGGGTTGCTCGTGGTAATGCAAGCTCGGATGATACATTGCTTGTCTATGGATATAATTTTTGGTATTCAATTTCTACATTAGATAATACACCACCACAGCTATTATCATCAAACACATTGAGAACTACATTGTCAACAGAACCGCGAACGGTTATTGCAGAATTGCAAGATTGCGATCCGTCAAATCCTGATGAAGCAGGTATTGCAAGCGCTGTTATTTCGTACAGTGTCAATGGTGTGTTTGTT from Ignavibacteriota bacterium includes:
- a CDS encoding T9SS type A sorting domain-containing protein, yielding MAVSVSAQTYIKGESQFPVLQDTATSALLNINNVSMWVNDNGLLEKNSVRQSAGVTFPRGTSTLVYDGGLLWGGIVRDGITPEIRVGGQARVAGTIPGRITSSHLPENRFANAVRVFRIRPDWKTGDLRQDAAETFGISIYDVTENELQELRRRYAVDWYSWPWQKGAPYYERNGMPGYQPDTGSFADSTDDEPGLLNADQVIWLVCNDLNQTTTRNLAGSSPIGIEHQITCWAYKAEGELGNVIFQQHKIIYKGMPTTPPSSRIDSMYIAKWADTDVGEVKDDYSGCLINNNLGFTYNSSELDYEYNKYGLKPPVIGYDLLQGPRVPKPGGSAHWNFSIIPGYENLSMTSFAALVDSVHRDQPSQNNYNGTLQWWNLMRGFQSRLANPPECFRDPFTNRCTTYPYSGDPRTFQGWVDGRTNPPGDRRILLSSGPFQMELGDTQSVVVALIAAQGDDRVEALNNLESTDNTVQDLFNRDFIFEQSVPIPTLRIVELNNKFILDWESDTTQMGKIERYNSYGYQFEGYKIYQFKSPTLDSDYKLFPAFDPSSPRYLHLTNDIIRNKPLVNGQKYYYAVTAVMLNPNPLAGSPRIESPIKILTAVPHSPNPGVVYPYDIGDTVTSVVNKKGYNDAPVTVTYFDPSKAKGDSLKILFHYPDFYFLPTWDLVNMRTGDMLVQQKGINNSPYRVISEGLAIQVRMPLFGVKGVYQTFSNGISTNDFVFNQPNPQGNYMVVAGGASQLDSINGGTASDRDIEFRFLGDSSWALLRRASAGVSRWVRVPYTVWQMERDPANPIGRQVYSVITQQGNDSMWRATTLLDRMYNGKPLQTFYPITVIVDSLQTGFPPKYYGGTYIDDLSHPTIPIVQAYLWVNSYTKQKPTGLYRLYFADVDEDGIAVPANTVIRFKRYKDIFDGDEKLVLPSGIQYDDNAALQNEISKINVFPNPYYAVNRAETGKYERFVTFNHLPYHATIRLFNLGGVLVRTITKNDETQFFTWDLNNENSLPVASGLYVAHLELKDRNMIDLGTKTLKLMIVQEQRFKQGR
- a CDS encoding PorV/PorQ family protein yields the protein MGLFKLYQRRNQVMLKIIKNTVPFFLLVLIFCGEIFAGRTDKAGGAAASELLIPVGSSSIGNGSSDIAFVTGANALYWNPAGLARTEKQHELLFSHMGYFADIGVEYFAGMIHIENMGTLGLGAKILSVGDIPVTTADQPDGTGETASPTFTVLSGAYSRMITDKISFGVSANYIIEKMEQVSATGLAFTAGLQYEALGGVKGLCMGVAIKNIGPKLQYDGDGLLYSGELDDMLRPSSLTKIPSSADDLPSTIEIGLGYRNQLTEELSSTWTVMFQNNNYSADEYRTGIEVEVNRSFYIRGGYVYSVVEDNQKYIFGPTLGLGTKSVIEDIEFQFDYAYRSLDFFSANHSITLTLSKK